The Peribacillus simplex genome contains a region encoding:
- a CDS encoding sigma-54 interaction domain-containing protein — protein MPSEFFNTSEVLEAILETIDEGIHVIDPKGQTIFYNGVAANHDGMQRSEVLGKPLLEAFPSLNYKSSTLLRVIKSEKPIYNYSQSYVNAHGRIIETLNTTLPIYVDGFMIGAIEIAKDYSSLKQLSERLADLESSLKTIKSPERKTPGNGGLYSFREILTNDTGFKGLISQGKKAARSSSSVLVYGESGVGKELFVQSIHQDSSRGKEPFIAQNCAALPESLLESLLFGTAKGSYTGAVERQGLFELANGGTLFLDELQSMPIDLQAKLLRVLEDGFIRRIGGTKSVQVDVRIMAAMNIDPKKAVSENRLRPDLFYRLNVLSYELPPLRERIDDIELLSEHFISVFNSKLGLSIKGMDEKTKVFFRKYHWPGNVRELKHTIEFMMNHTENDVLNLEDLPQFLKKRTPSEKILPLREAMIEMETKLITEALRQTNGNVFQASKLLQIPRQTLQYKIKKHI, from the coding sequence TTGCCAAGTGAATTTTTTAATACAAGTGAAGTGTTGGAAGCGATATTAGAAACTATTGATGAAGGCATTCATGTGATAGATCCAAAAGGACAGACCATCTTTTATAACGGAGTGGCGGCCAATCATGATGGGATGCAAAGAAGTGAGGTGCTTGGGAAACCCTTGCTTGAAGCCTTCCCTTCTTTGAATTACAAATCATCGACCTTACTCCGGGTCATTAAATCTGAAAAACCAATCTACAACTATAGTCAATCGTATGTAAATGCACATGGGCGCATCATTGAGACGCTAAATACGACGCTCCCCATATATGTTGATGGGTTTATGATAGGTGCAATAGAAATTGCCAAGGATTATTCAAGCTTGAAACAATTATCTGAAAGGTTAGCTGATCTGGAAAGCTCGCTCAAGACGATAAAAAGTCCTGAAAGGAAAACGCCTGGGAACGGCGGGTTGTATTCTTTCAGAGAAATCCTGACAAATGATACTGGGTTTAAAGGTTTGATATCACAAGGGAAAAAGGCTGCCCGCTCCTCCTCATCCGTATTGGTTTATGGGGAAAGCGGTGTAGGAAAAGAGCTTTTTGTTCAAAGCATCCACCAGGATTCGAGCCGCGGTAAAGAACCTTTCATCGCGCAAAATTGTGCTGCCCTACCAGAAAGTTTATTGGAATCGCTTCTATTCGGTACGGCAAAAGGAAGCTACACTGGTGCTGTGGAACGTCAGGGATTGTTTGAATTAGCCAACGGAGGAACCTTGTTTTTAGATGAATTGCAATCGATGCCGATTGATTTGCAGGCAAAGCTTCTGCGTGTGCTAGAAGATGGCTTCATCAGGAGGATAGGCGGTACAAAGAGTGTACAGGTGGATGTCAGGATCATGGCAGCTATGAATATAGATCCGAAAAAGGCAGTATCGGAAAACAGGCTAAGGCCGGATTTATTTTACCGATTGAACGTATTGAGCTACGAGCTGCCTCCATTAAGGGAGCGGATTGATGATATAGAGCTTCTTTCTGAACATTTCATATCAGTATTTAACAGTAAATTAGGACTGTCGATAAAAGGCATGGATGAGAAGACTAAGGTTTTTTTTCGGAAATATCATTGGCCTGGAAACGTAAGGGAGCTTAAACATACGATAGAATTCATGATGAACCATACGGAGAATGATGTTTTGAATCTTGAAGATCTGCCCCAATTTTTAAAAAAGCGCACCCCATCAGAAAAAATCCTTCCGCTTCGTGAGGCCATGATTGAGATGGAAACAAAATTGATTACCGAGGCCCTTCGTCAAACGAACGGTAACGTTTTCCAGGCATCGAAGCTATTGCAGATTCCAAGACAGACCTTGCAATATAAAATAAAAAAACATATTTGA